The stretch of DNA CCTACCTCaacagaggcggcggccggcacgggCAGGGGCACCGTGGAGGGTTCAACAGGCAACCGCATGGGAGGGGTCACGAGGACCGGCACACGCCATTGGGTCATCCAGAAGGATATGTCGAAGCACCGCATCACATGCATCCACCACCGTTGATGTTGCCGTTCATGCCCATGGTTGCTCCACCATACCCCTGCTACTATGGACCGCCGGTTGGATATGAACCCTATGGATATGCATATCCTGGTAGGTGTCGGGTTTCACCGTCATTATATAAACTAGGGTTTTTTATTAAACAATTCCTTGATTTTAacctttttttaatttgttaAAGGGTACTTCGCTGCACATGTACCAGAAGCTCTACCATCATTCATGCCAGAAGTTCTACCACCATTCATGCAGTACGCAGCACTGGAGAACCACATGATGCATATAAATTTAGAGCGCGAAGCAGCCCCCTCACAAATGGAGCCGCGACATCAGCAACATGCTCCACAGCAGCAACCTATGCAAGGTCAACAATCTCATCAAAATCAGGTACAACAACAAGATCCAGAGCAGATGCGACAAGAGATCCGCCAACAGATCGAACACTATTTTAGGTGATTCCTACAAACTCATAAGCAATTTATAAGATGTTGCAACTATAGCTGGATCAACTTattaaactttttttttacattttgcTAGTGCTAAAAACTTGGAGAACGACACATTTCTAAGAGAAAGAATGAATGAGCAGGGTTGGGTCCCATTGACGCTTATTGCTGGGTTTAAGAAAGTAAGATTGCATGCTCAACTTGATCAATTGTTTTCTTTATTAAGGGATGTGACTATTTTGTTGCTAAATTCACGAAAAATCTTCATCTCGTGTTTTCAGGTTTTCTCTAAAACTTCTGATATAGAATTCATATTGGACTCTATACTACCTTCAACTGAGGTTGAAGTATTGGTAGGTTTTCTTGCTAAATCCTAAATTCTTGGTTAACATGCTAAATATCTTATACTTTCATGTTTTATATAGGACGCGAAAATCCGAAAGAGCCTAGGGTGGGAGATATACCCACTCCCCCTAAAACAACTGAAGTGAAGACACTATACACCAATGATTTTTTGTATGATTTATTTACTATGAAGAATTTTAAGCGTTAGCTTCTTGTGATTTTTGAGATACAAACACGggcaaaaaatatattttatgctATTATTAGGGGGAACTGGAATTTATCTGTTAGAGACAACTATAGAGTCTTATTGTAATATCcggtgatgatttttttttggatgcTTAATGCTTGTTTTGT from Panicum virgatum strain AP13 chromosome 9K, P.virgatum_v5, whole genome shotgun sequence encodes:
- the LOC120648626 gene encoding la-related protein 1C-like, with the translated sequence MQYAALENHMMHINLEREAAPSQMEPRHQQHAPQQQPMQGQQSHQNQVQQQDPEQMRQEIRQQIEHYFSAKNLENDTFLRERMNEQGWVPLTLIAGFKKVFSKTSDIEFILDSILPSTEVEVLVGFLAKS